A stretch of the Candidatus Jettenia sp. AMX2 genome encodes the following:
- the mreC gene encoding rod shape-determining protein MreC produces the protein MKISTPNLSRFIKTPLTAILIFLATSLLMLFLPPRISNRIKMTCVVPIRPLQSAAVIGSNTAANFLHKVLSAWYDEQKKERLEEKVSEMKNKIIEQQDIIYKLQNKLNALSKFQAKVSNAVLVPADIIGYDSSNFRKSITINAGSRHGVRVNNSVVSNNALIGRIAVVNAGNSIVLLITDPASRIPGRVLQTREQVIVEGNATPFCQLKYVPRGAKMKKGDDIVTSDIGGLFPPSLPVATIIENELEEGAVFRSVKVLPKVNISEIESVLVIINEYSEKNK, from the coding sequence ATGAAGATATCCACACCTAATCTTAGTCGTTTTATAAAAACCCCCCTTACCGCGATACTTATCTTTTTAGCAACGTCTCTTTTGATGCTGTTTTTGCCTCCCCGGATTTCAAATCGTATTAAAATGACCTGTGTAGTACCAATAAGACCTTTACAATCGGCGGCAGTTATTGGCAGCAATACTGCTGCTAATTTCTTACATAAGGTTCTTTCCGCCTGGTACGATGAACAAAAGAAAGAACGGCTGGAGGAAAAAGTCTCTGAGATGAAAAACAAGATTATTGAACAGCAGGATATAATATATAAATTACAAAACAAATTAAATGCTCTTTCAAAATTTCAGGCAAAGGTTAGCAATGCAGTCCTGGTGCCGGCAGATATTATTGGGTATGATTCCTCGAACTTCAGGAAAAGCATAACGATCAACGCTGGTTCTAGGCATGGTGTGAGGGTTAACAACAGTGTTGTATCAAATAATGCCCTTATCGGAAGGATTGCTGTGGTGAACGCTGGGAATAGTATTGTTCTGCTTATTACAGATCCTGCTTCACGTATACCCGGAAGGGTTCTTCAGACCAGGGAGCAGGTAATTGTTGAAGGGAACGCCACCCCCTTTTGTCAATTAAAATACGTGCCACGCGGAGCAAAGATGAAAAAAGGGGATGATATTGTTACTTCAGATATTGGCGGGCTTTTTCCGCCTTCCCTTCCGGTTGCCACCATTATAGAAAACGAACTAGAAGAAGGTGCTGTTTTCAGGTCTGTAAAGGTATTGCCGAAAGTAAATATTTCGGAAATTGAGAGTGTATTAGTTATCATCAATGAGTATAGTGAAAAAAATAAATAA
- a CDS encoding molybdopterin molybdotransferase MoeA produces MISVDSAIKIVADIAEPLAPKVIFFENALGLCLACDVRSDIDMPPFNRSAMDGYAVIAEDTFAVPVELTVIEDIAAGYLPSKKISSGQAAKIMTGAAVPEGADAVVKFEETEDVSVNNRVKILKPVRKGLNISEKGEDIQIGQTVLHKGMLIRPQEIGILATVGKAYVEVFPAPSVGVASTGSELVGVESKPSVAQIRNSNGFSLTAQARCMKADVELLGIARDTKEEIAGIIRRGLQKDILILSGGVSMGEYDLVGEVMKDLGTEVYFEKVALRPGKPVIFGRKDKTLIFALPGNPVASFVTFELFIYPAIRKMMGFTTLQRSVIKAVLETEIIVKRKRREYRPAFLRMEDNTWFVSPVEWHGSADLLATTRANCLLIVKEDAEKLAEGQFVDVVVLDS; encoded by the coding sequence ATGATCTCAGTAGATTCTGCCATAAAGATCGTTGCTGACATTGCAGAGCCACTAGCGCCCAAAGTGATATTTTTCGAAAATGCCTTGGGATTGTGTCTTGCCTGTGATGTACGGTCGGACATCGATATGCCACCCTTTAATCGTTCTGCAATGGATGGTTATGCAGTTATTGCAGAAGATACCTTCGCCGTTCCTGTTGAATTAACGGTTATTGAAGATATTGCTGCTGGTTACCTGCCGTCAAAAAAGATATCCTCCGGGCAGGCTGCGAAAATTATGACGGGGGCGGCCGTACCGGAAGGGGCAGACGCTGTCGTTAAGTTTGAAGAGACGGAAGACGTTTCGGTAAATAACCGTGTAAAGATTCTTAAGCCTGTCAGGAAAGGGCTGAATATTTCAGAAAAAGGGGAAGATATTCAGATTGGCCAAACGGTACTTCACAAAGGCATGCTTATCAGACCCCAGGAAATCGGTATCCTTGCCACCGTGGGCAAAGCTTACGTTGAGGTATTTCCCGCACCATCGGTAGGCGTTGCTTCTACCGGTTCTGAATTAGTAGGTGTTGAATCAAAACCTTCCGTTGCGCAGATCAGAAATAGTAACGGATTTTCTCTGACTGCACAGGCAAGGTGCATGAAAGCAGATGTTGAGTTGCTGGGTATTGCAAGGGATACAAAGGAGGAAATCGCCGGCATTATCCGCAGGGGGTTACAAAAGGACATTTTGATTCTTTCCGGCGGTGTGTCAATGGGTGAGTACGACCTTGTAGGGGAGGTAATGAAGGACCTGGGTACTGAGGTTTATTTCGAAAAAGTTGCATTGAGACCCGGAAAACCGGTTATCTTTGGCAGGAAGGATAAGACCCTGATTTTTGCCTTGCCGGGAAATCCTGTCGCCTCTTTTGTTACCTTTGAATTGTTTATTTATCCCGCTATCCGGAAAATGATGGGATTCACCACACTCCAGAGGTCTGTAATAAAAGCAGTACTGGAAACAGAGATCATAGTAAAAAGAAAACGTAGGGAATACCGGCCTGCATTTCTCCGTATGGAGGATAATACATGGTTCGTTTCTCCCGTTGAGTGGCACGGATCAGCGGATCTGCTTGCCACTACCAGAGCGAATTGTCTGCTTATTGTCAAAGAAGATGCAGAAAAACTTGCAGAGGGACAGTTCGTTGATGTTGTTGTTTTAGATTCATGA
- the mreD gene encoding rod shape-determining protein MreD, translated as MRWLVFLCTLLCISVFQSTVIQYIIIGSAMPDLYFSVVVFYSFIADMKRSTFINWITGLSKDLFSVGDLGINSVFFVAIGLLIWSVKGVLFRGHVITQVLVAFVFSIMYNTLYVAYIIVSFHSLYFLTAAWNILICSLYTATIVPVLFWIFSRFQSTLSFSPLGDK; from the coding sequence ATGAGGTGGCTTGTATTTCTTTGCACCCTTTTATGTATTTCTGTTTTTCAATCAACGGTGATACAATATATTATTATCGGTTCAGCCATGCCCGATTTATATTTTTCAGTAGTGGTATTTTATTCCTTTATAGCAGACATGAAACGAAGCACCTTTATCAACTGGATTACAGGTCTGTCAAAAGATTTGTTTTCCGTGGGGGATCTTGGTATAAACTCTGTATTTTTTGTTGCTATTGGCCTGCTGATATGGTCTGTAAAGGGTGTTTTATTCAGAGGTCATGTTATTACACAAGTGCTTGTTGCCTTTGTTTTTTCGATTATGTATAATACCCTTTATGTAGCATACATTATCGTCTCTTTTCACTCGTTGTATTTTTTGACAGCAGCATGGAACATTCTTATTTGTTCGTTATATACCGCTACGATTGTTCCTGTTTTATTCTGGATATTCAGTAGATTTCAATCTACCCTGAGTTTTTCGCCTCTTGGGGATAAATAG
- the mrdA gene encoding penicillin-binding protein 2 gives MYPLRFRIIILVFILLFFGIIVRLFQLQVIESEIYQGISHRRRIATTLLETTRGSIFDRNGKVLAVDQPTFDVSVLFKNLLHCYLNRTEQPYPFTSLKIHEDEKKQCRECRENQDVWLERLSQLLGIPQAELLNNTRQIIEKVERLKQSVERRAGKKVRIKEEIDYHPVVADIPWEKVIQIETRQADFPGIRIVPRLKRVYPEQKLASHILGYIGKLTMEEWREYREAWNNYVLASTGAETLSLLYDGYMENDNLGRDGIEAQYEEELRGMRGKRFEEITYKSSQMERVIVERPSISGNDVYLTLDSRIQAYAEKSLGTHAGSVIVVDPRTGEILAMANNPRFNPNTISEDFNRLINNPSKPFLNRAIQGALPPGSIFKAITAIAPLSSGVLNTQTAFECHGYVRHRNVTLRCASRNGHGLISLEDAITYSCNVFFYEVAKAFGRDIFYDYARLFGIGERTGIDLPHERSGNMPQVTATIPAMNIAIGQGRLLTTPLQMVRVYAAIANGGTLVQPHVLSKVINSQGEVIRRFEATYNQKLPIHPSILNSIQASLRDVVTRGTARGKGLHLYKAAGKTGTAETGRKGDYHSWFVGYAPYDNPRYCFIVLVEHTPKSSAEIACPIAAELLSYLFPEAHRAS, from the coding sequence ATGTATCCCTTGCGGTTCAGAATCATAATACTTGTTTTTATCCTGCTTTTTTTCGGTATTATAGTACGATTGTTTCAGCTCCAGGTTATAGAAAGTGAGATATACCAGGGTATTTCTCACCGTCGCCGGATAGCTACCACCCTTCTGGAAACGACACGCGGGTCTATTTTTGATAGAAACGGGAAGGTTTTGGCTGTTGACCAACCAACCTTTGATGTATCGGTTCTCTTCAAAAACCTGTTGCATTGTTACCTCAACCGCACGGAACAGCCCTATCCTTTTACCAGTTTAAAAATACACGAAGACGAGAAGAAACAGTGCAGAGAATGCCGTGAGAATCAGGACGTATGGCTGGAAAGATTATCACAGTTATTAGGGATTCCCCAGGCAGAGCTACTGAACAACACAAGACAAATTATTGAAAAAGTAGAAAGACTGAAACAAAGTGTAGAGCGAAGGGCCGGCAAGAAAGTGAGGATCAAGGAAGAAATTGATTATCACCCTGTCGTTGCTGACATCCCATGGGAAAAGGTTATACAGATAGAAACCAGACAGGCTGATTTTCCAGGCATACGAATTGTTCCCAGATTGAAAAGGGTTTATCCTGAACAAAAGCTTGCTTCACACATCCTGGGATACATAGGTAAACTAACCATGGAAGAGTGGCGGGAGTATCGTGAGGCATGGAATAATTATGTGCTGGCTTCCACGGGCGCAGAAACCTTGTCTCTGCTTTATGATGGCTATATGGAAAACGATAATTTGGGAAGGGATGGCATTGAGGCGCAGTATGAGGAAGAATTGCGGGGAATGCGTGGGAAAAGATTTGAAGAGATTACCTATAAAAGCAGTCAGATGGAAAGGGTAATTGTAGAAAGGCCTTCAATCTCGGGAAATGATGTTTATCTGACTCTTGACAGCAGAATTCAGGCGTATGCAGAAAAATCACTGGGTACTCATGCAGGATCCGTTATTGTTGTGGATCCCAGGACAGGCGAGATACTTGCAATGGCCAATAATCCCCGGTTTAATCCCAATACCATCAGTGAGGATTTTAACAGACTTATCAATAATCCCTCAAAACCTTTTTTAAACAGGGCAATACAAGGTGCCTTACCGCCGGGGTCCATTTTTAAAGCAATTACGGCAATTGCCCCCTTGAGTTCGGGCGTCTTAAATACCCAGACTGCATTTGAATGCCACGGCTATGTCAGGCACAGAAATGTCACCTTAAGGTGCGCGTCGAGAAACGGGCACGGTTTGATTTCTCTGGAGGATGCCATAACCTATTCGTGTAATGTATTCTTTTATGAGGTCGCAAAGGCATTTGGGAGAGATATTTTTTACGATTATGCCAGGTTATTTGGAATTGGTGAAAGGACGGGTATTGATCTTCCTCATGAAAGAAGCGGAAATATGCCCCAGGTGACTGCGACAATACCTGCAATGAATATTGCTATAGGGCAAGGGCGTCTGCTTACAACACCGCTTCAAATGGTCCGGGTTTATGCCGCAATAGCAAATGGAGGTACACTGGTTCAACCCCATGTTTTATCAAAGGTTATCAATAGCCAGGGGGAGGTTATCCGGAGGTTTGAGGCAACCTATAATCAAAAATTACCCATACACCCATCAATTCTGAATAGCATACAAGCATCTCTGCGGGATGTAGTTACCCGCGGTACGGCGAGAGGTAAAGGGCTTCATCTCTATAAGGCCGCAGGTAAAACAGGCACAGCCGAGACCGGGCGTAAAGGGGATTATCATTCCTGGTTTGTCGGCTATGCCCCCTATGATAACCCCCGGTATTGTTTTATTGTCCTTGTGGAACACACACCCAAAAGCTCAGCGGAAATTGCCTGCCCTATTGCAGCAGAACTTTTATCATATTTATTTCCAGAGGCTCATCGGGCATCGTAG
- a CDS encoding rod shape-determining protein, giving the protein MHPLDFILGFVSTDMGIDLGTANTLVCIPGHGIVLSEPSVVAVKPGTNVVLLNGNAVGSVAKSMLEKAPSSIAVIRPLKNGVIADFDITEALLKYFIKKVHKRRWGVRPRILIAIPSGITAVEKRAVVNSAERAGAREVYLISEPKAAAIGVGLPVAEPVASMIVDIGGGTTEVAVISLGDIFTHESVRVAGDEFDETIVQYVRKTYNLEIGHRTAEQIKIHIGSAYPLDEELTMEVRGRDTIAGLPRATTVTSEEIREALKDPIGKIVLAVKSTLERTAPELASDLITNGLVLVGGGALIRGLDKLLSEDTGLPVQIGNDPLTAVARGTGYLLEHLDLYKSVLQDEDIHT; this is encoded by the coding sequence ATGCATCCACTGGATTTTATCTTAGGCTTCGTTTCAACAGATATGGGGATTGACCTTGGTACCGCAAACACCCTTGTTTGCATACCTGGTCACGGGATTGTATTATCTGAACCTTCTGTTGTGGCAGTAAAGCCGGGAACAAATGTCGTCCTTCTCAATGGCAATGCGGTTGGAAGCGTTGCAAAGTCAATGTTGGAGAAGGCGCCGAGCAGTATTGCGGTTATTCGTCCTTTGAAAAATGGCGTCATTGCTGATTTCGATATCACGGAAGCCTTGCTTAAGTATTTTATTAAAAAGGTACATAAGCGGAGATGGGGTGTTCGCCCGAGAATTTTGATTGCAATACCTTCCGGTATTACTGCAGTAGAAAAACGTGCGGTAGTGAATTCTGCGGAACGGGCAGGCGCAAGGGAGGTGTATCTGATTTCGGAGCCAAAGGCAGCAGCAATCGGTGTTGGTCTTCCTGTGGCTGAACCAGTAGCTAGCATGATTGTAGATATTGGGGGAGGAACTACAGAAGTAGCTGTTATTTCACTTGGTGATATATTTACCCATGAGAGCGTCAGGGTTGCCGGAGATGAATTTGATGAGACAATAGTTCAGTATGTACGGAAAACTTATAATCTGGAAATTGGACACCGTACTGCAGAACAAATAAAGATACACATTGGCTCTGCATATCCATTAGATGAGGAACTGACAATGGAGGTCAGGGGGCGCGATACGATTGCAGGCCTGCCAAGGGCTACCACCGTTACCTCGGAAGAAATCAGGGAAGCGTTAAAAGATCCCATCGGTAAGATTGTGCTTGCCGTGAAATCAACCCTGGAAAGAACGGCGCCGGAATTAGCCTCCGATTTAATAACAAATGGATTAGTATTGGTAGGCGGAGGGGCTTTAATCAGAGGCCTGGACAAATTACTCTCGGAAGATACTGGCCTGCCGGTACAAATCGGCAACGATCCCCTGACTGCCGTTGCGAGAGGAACCGGTTATCTCCTTGAACACCTCGATTTATATAAATCTGTTTTGCAGGATGAAGATATCCACACCTAA
- the lnt gene encoding apolipoprotein N-acyltransferase, with amino-acid sequence MHKINILKICTLSFLTFLLFYLSFPPADLGYLAWIAFVPWFILIVTEKKFVYLNALLIGLVFFFVHLSWLRHVTYAAWFLLSLYCSVYFLLFMLCVRPVIFKLKWPLSLAAPCTWVALEFIRSFFLSGFPWFFVGHTQYRFLPVIQISDITGVYGISFIIIMVNASLADFILRFADYSGKAASGLVQMSLDASMKKSRFWWLRHIQKEWFFADRYAPCLFPGRPSLFFSMAGIFPVLLLAAMLFYGHSWLRGYIPEEGPLLGMVQGNIPQDIKHHPSEEYQLGVLKKHYDLSMSARGEPLDLLVWPETMVPGILNIGDEFTAKKIDILSQLTAVQLASDLNTNLVLGAIAIELDGEESIYLNSAFYYDRKGQLIDRYDKIHLVPFGEFTPLKEYFPFLTGIVPYEVGLTHGKKRILFHLDTLKEERFTFGVSICYEDTVPPLIRKFRKDGADFMLNITNDGWFRDSAELDQHLAIMVFRAVENRFCMVRAANTGISSFVSPDGAIYAKLTDPDGKYREISGVLIDRIRFMKKYHTFYTNYGDCFSLLCMAALGGMLCTVFLKRLYP; translated from the coding sequence TTGCATAAAATAAATATTTTAAAAATCTGCACCCTTTCTTTTTTAACATTCCTCCTTTTCTATCTTTCTTTTCCTCCGGCAGATTTGGGCTATCTTGCCTGGATTGCCTTCGTTCCCTGGTTTATCCTTATCGTGACGGAGAAGAAATTTGTATATCTTAATGCATTGCTTATCGGCCTGGTATTCTTCTTTGTTCACCTCTCCTGGCTACGTCATGTTACCTATGCGGCATGGTTTTTACTGAGTTTATACTGCTCTGTTTATTTTCTTCTTTTTATGCTTTGTGTCCGGCCGGTTATTTTCAAACTCAAATGGCCACTTTCTCTCGCAGCTCCTTGCACATGGGTTGCTCTGGAATTCATTCGATCCTTTTTCCTTTCAGGGTTTCCATGGTTTTTTGTAGGGCATACCCAGTATCGGTTTCTTCCGGTAATCCAGATTTCTGATATTACCGGTGTTTACGGTATCTCATTCATTATTATTATGGTCAATGCATCTCTTGCGGATTTCATCCTGCGTTTTGCGGATTATAGTGGAAAGGCTGCTTCTGGTTTAGTTCAAATGTCCCTTGATGCCTCTATGAAAAAAAGTCGGTTTTGGTGGCTAAGACATATACAGAAAGAGTGGTTTTTTGCTGACCGGTATGCTCCGTGCTTATTCCCGGGGCGACCCTCTCTTTTTTTCAGTATGGCCGGTATTTTCCCTGTATTGTTGCTGGCAGCCATGTTATTCTATGGGCATTCCTGGCTCAGGGGATATATACCAGAAGAAGGGCCTCTGCTCGGCATGGTGCAGGGGAATATTCCGCAGGACATAAAACACCATCCCAGCGAAGAATACCAGCTTGGCGTTCTTAAGAAACATTATGATTTATCGATGAGCGCCAGGGGTGAACCGCTTGACCTTCTGGTATGGCCCGAAACGATGGTACCGGGTATACTGAATATTGGTGATGAATTTACCGCAAAAAAGATCGACATACTGTCACAACTTACGGCAGTACAATTGGCGAGCGATCTGAACACAAACCTGGTCCTGGGTGCTATTGCTATAGAATTGGATGGAGAAGAGTCGATATATTTGAATAGCGCTTTTTACTATGATAGGAAAGGGCAATTAATAGACCGTTATGACAAAATCCACCTTGTGCCATTTGGAGAGTTTACCCCGCTGAAAGAATACTTCCCGTTTCTTACCGGAATAGTGCCATATGAGGTTGGATTAACCCATGGTAAAAAGCGTATTTTGTTCCATCTGGACACCCTGAAAGAGGAACGTTTTACTTTTGGTGTGTCTATTTGCTATGAGGACACGGTGCCGCCTTTGATAAGAAAATTCAGGAAGGATGGGGCTGATTTTATGTTAAATATTACAAATGACGGCTGGTTCCGTGATAGCGCAGAGCTTGATCAACATCTTGCCATTATGGTCTTCAGGGCGGTTGAGAACCGCTTTTGTATGGTACGTGCAGCAAATACAGGCATATCGTCTTTCGTTTCTCCTGATGGTGCAATTTATGCGAAATTAACAGATCCTGACGGAAAATACCGGGAAATCAGTGGAGTCCTTATTGACCGTATAAGATTTATGAAAAAATACCATACCTTTTATACAAATTATGGTGATTGCTTTTCGCTTCTGTGTATGGCAGCATTGGGTGGAATGCTTTGTACGGTTTTTTTAAAAAGACTTTACCCTTGA
- the rodA gene encoding rod shape-determining protein RodA yields the protein MKQNLSNNIHFKRFDWLLFLLLSFILTIGVFFVWSASSEIFLFKQIVWIVTGLTLFFTLLYFDYLSFADYAYIIYAFVLFLLLLLLVLGDSVKGSQRWFSIGAFSVQPSEFMKIAVVLALARFLKYKKYALGLFDIGISLLLTGIPMLLIMKQPDLGTALIMVPILLSILYTAGIRLSHLFLLVGTGMAISPFVWMFVLKSYQKSRIVGFLWPERTADWGAGYHRLQSLIAVGSGGLFGTGWGNGIQNQMKFLPERHTDFIFAVIAEEWGFLRACLFLLLYVAFIACGIGVAKDTRDSFGRLVVVGIVTMFATQVIVNIGMTLGVAPIVGVTLPFVSYGGSSMITSFVALSLIFNIKMRPMIDLASRRFSEAKS from the coding sequence ATGAAGCAAAACCTGTCCAACAATATACATTTTAAAAGATTTGACTGGTTACTATTCCTTCTGCTTTCCTTCATTCTGACGATTGGGGTGTTTTTTGTATGGAGTGCATCATCCGAAATATTTTTATTCAAACAAATAGTCTGGATTGTCACAGGGCTTACTCTTTTTTTTACCCTCCTGTATTTTGACTATCTCTCATTTGCAGATTATGCATATATTATCTATGCCTTTGTCCTCTTTCTTCTTCTCCTTTTGTTAGTTCTCGGTGATTCCGTGAAAGGTTCACAGCGATGGTTCTCTATTGGTGCTTTTTCAGTACAACCATCCGAGTTTATGAAAATTGCCGTTGTTCTTGCACTTGCAAGATTTCTCAAATACAAGAAGTATGCCCTTGGACTGTTTGATATAGGGATTTCTCTTCTTTTGACAGGTATACCCATGTTACTCATCATGAAACAGCCTGATCTGGGTACGGCGCTCATTATGGTTCCTATCCTGCTGTCCATCCTGTATACTGCGGGTATCAGGCTTTCACATTTGTTCCTGCTGGTTGGTACTGGAATGGCCATTTCACCGTTCGTGTGGATGTTTGTTTTGAAGTCATACCAGAAATCAAGAATTGTTGGATTTCTTTGGCCGGAAAGGACTGCTGATTGGGGTGCTGGTTATCACAGGCTTCAGTCCCTTATTGCAGTAGGTTCCGGAGGTCTTTTTGGGACCGGATGGGGAAATGGCATTCAGAATCAAATGAAATTTCTGCCAGAACGCCATACGGATTTTATTTTTGCTGTCATTGCCGAGGAATGGGGATTTTTACGGGCATGCCTTTTCTTACTTCTCTATGTTGCCTTTATTGCATGCGGTATTGGTGTTGCCAAAGATACTCGGGATTCCTTTGGAAGGCTTGTGGTTGTTGGCATTGTTACGATGTTTGCAACCCAGGTAATTGTGAATATAGGTATGACTTTAGGCGTTGCCCCAATTGTAGGTGTTACACTGCCTTTTGTAAGTTACGGTGGTTCTTCCATGATCACTTCCTTTGTTGCCCTTTCTCTTATCTTTAATATCAAAATGCGTCCGATGATTGACCTTGCATCCCGTCGGTTTTCTGAGGCAAAATCATAA